A single genomic interval of Oryzias latipes chromosome 3, ASM223467v1 harbors:
- the gse1 gene encoding genetic suppressor element 1 isoform X3, with translation MFGLKAPLYYLPGMSHEPKSPSLGMISTATRTTATVSPLTPSPLNGSIVANGSPATQSAHSGFAAALRKLAKQAEEPRAASSISSESSPVSSPATNHSSPVSTPKRGPLGPGTVLVPPVVHSVPNTPPVVTIAPTKTSNGLWRNEGRQADSGPRGASRERLGAEGSISQEKGGPSVPAHLLGNPYAFGLTPGAVMQDSRFQPLNLPRQLPNAVPPGPLPEEYLRGFRPYATTEDALRMPSLPLGLDPATAAAAAAYYHPSYLPHPSFTPYRMDDPFCLSALRSPFYQLPAGGALPPIHPSAVHMHLSGVRYPGDFTHPSLSALQSERLQLEDELRQRDREREREKEREREAEREKEREREREREREREKELERERERQREREREKEREREREREKEMERQKERALREKELQASKAMDNHYLTELHAMRAQEERTKPERLTPNRADKTKEPALPAPKPVPPGIHSSIVPPHHPVPSLISGHSLYLGPGSVATGLSASMIAQRANEEERWLARQRKLRQEKEDRQYQVSEFRQQVLEQHLDLGRPADVPDHRTDGHRSIPNHHEQGSREIHPHLGAPPPLISPKPSQPPRDQHPPPPTTLWNPASLIETATESRRNHEPSGMGHYELSLMPPGPSKYEDGAQRREVEKYPPLRGPPGLPEPSTFLADLEKSTQTFLSQQRASLSLSSQYEMEGPIKGGAGLKNFQGHPGHSRHGLGLGIIPGTSVGQVSSAGMGSEAMLIYDEFLQQHRRPVSKLDLEEKRRREAREKGFYYELDDSYDESDEEEVKAHLRRVAEQPPLKLDDSLEKLDFLGVFGLTTVAQRDELVQQKRRKRRKMLRERSPSPPASQSKRTPPPLQLSTRFTPEEMDRAPELEDKKRFLTTFKLSHVTVQQRRDNEKVIELLQAIKEKSITLDNIRHTTHPLCKSPPTQISEPASAQHSSESEDHHLRTTQQSSSSHCLASTSDHPKPHGETLRPKAPPSPAVHPDKARGPSEGSISRRSSSLLSSLRPPLSLQAKEGLHSVNGRTKPWDSFTPEEFAQQFHESVLQSTQKALQKNKGATTGNSESSHLQESSVHYNIPELQSAPGRPPQSSAPPFPHTLSNSHSHSNGQHFQIPPHKEASGMREDLSGPEDSGEEEEEEDEEDEAPRFKWQGIESIFEAYQEYVEEQSLERQVLQSQCRRLETQNYNLSLAAEQLSHTMGELMSQRQKLAVEREMLQAELEHYRKCLTLPQTHWPRGGHYKGYPPR, from the exons ctgCATCTTCCATCAGTAGTGAGTCATCTCCAGTTTCTTCCCCGGCCACCAATCACAGTTCTCCAGTCAGTACACCCAAGAGGGGCCCCCTTGGTCCAGGAACGGTCCTGGTTCCCCCAGTGGTCCACAGTGTGCCAAACACCCCGCCTGTAGTCACTATTGCTCCAACAAAGACTAGCAACGGCCTGTGGAGAAACGAGGGGCGCCAG GCTGACTCAGGACCTCGTGGGGCTAGCAGGGAACGTCTTGGTGCAGAGGGGTCCATCTCCCAGGAGAAAGGTGGTCCCTCGGTCCCTGCTCACCTCCTGGGAAACCCCTATGCTTTCGGCCTCACCCCTGGTGCCGTCATGCAGGATTCCCGGTTCCAGCCCCTCAA CCTGCCCAGACAGTTGCCCAATGCAGTGCCTCCTGGTCCTCTGCCAGAAGAGTACTTGCGGGGTTTCAGGCCTTATGCCACAACTGAGGATGCCCTCAGGATGCCATCTCTGCCCTTGGGTCTGGACCCTGCAACGGCAGCCGCTGCAGCCGCCTACTACCACCCCAGCTACCTGCCCCACCCTTCCTTCACACCATACAG GATGGATGACCCGTTCTGCCTTTCTGCTTTGAGGTCACCCTTCTATCAACTGCCAGCAGGGGGAGCATTACCTCCCATACACCCCTCTGCTGTTCACATGCACCTGTCAGGAGTGCGCTACCCTGGAGACTTCACACACCCTTCCCTATCAGCACTGCAGTCAGAGAG GCTTCAGCTGGAAGATGAGCTGCGGCAGCGTGACAGGGAGCGCGAGCGAGAAAAAGAGCGGGAGCGCGAGGCAGAGCGGGAGAAGGAGCGGGAGAGAGAGCGAGAGCGGGAAAGAGAACGGGAGAAGGAGTTGGAGAGGGAAAGGGAGCGCCAGCGAGAGCGGGAGCGTGAGAAAGAACGAGAGAGGGAGAGGGAAAGGGAAAAGGAAATGGAGAGGCAAAAAGAGAGGGCACTGAGGGAGAAGGAGCTGCAGGCGTCCAAAGCCATGGATAACCACTATCTTACAGAGCTCCACGCCATGAGGGCACAGGAAGAACGAACCAAGCCTGAGAGACTAACTCCTAATCGGGCTG ATAAAACCAAAGAGCCCGCTCTTCCAGCTCCCAAACCGGTCCCTCCTGGAATCCACTCCTCGATAGTCCCCCCACACCACCCTGTTCCAAGTCTGATTTCAGGCCACAGCCTCTACCTGGGGCCGGGCTCTGTAGCCACAGGTCTCTCTGCCTCAATGATCGCTCAGAGGGCCAATGAAGAGGAGAGGTGGTTGGCACGGCAACGGAAGTTGCGGCAGGAGAAAGAAGACCGTCAGTACCAGGTGTCTGAATTTCGCCAGCAGGTTCTGGAGCAGCATCTGGACCTGGGTCGGCCAGCTGACGTACCAGATCACAGGACAGATGGTCATAG ATCTATACCAAATCACCATGAACAAGGAAGCAGGGAAATTCACCCTCACTTAGGTGCCCCTCCACCACTCATCTCACCAAAACCTAGCCAGCCACCACGCGATCAACACCCACCGCCCCCTACAACGCTCTGGAACCCGGCGTCTCTCATTGAAACCGCTACAGAGTCCAGAAGGAACCACGAGCCCTCAGGGATGGGACACTATGAGCTCAGTTTGATGCCCCCGGGGCCCTCCAAATATGAAGATGGAGCCCAACGGAGAGAAGTGGAGAAATATCCTCCTCTTAGAGGTCCTCCAGGCCTGCCGGAGCCTAGCACTTTCCTTGCCGATCTAGAGAAATCCACCCAGACTTTTCTAAGCCAACAGAGGGCCTCACTGTCACTGTCGAGCCAGTACGAGATGGAAGGTCCCATCAAAGGTGGTGCTGGACTGAAGAACTTCCAGGGTCATCCAGGGCACAGTAGGCATGGTTTAGGACTTGGAATAATCCCTGGAACATCAGTGGGGCAGGTATCTTCTGCAGGGATGGGGTCTGAGGCAATGCTGATCTACGAtgagtttctgcagcagcaccgGAGGCCTGTCAGTAAACtggacctggaggagaagaggagaagGGAAGCCAGAGAGAAAG GTTTCTACTATGAGCTTGATGACTCGTATGATGAGAGTGACGAGGAAGAGGTGAAGGCCCATCTCAGAAGAGTTGCAGAGCAACCCCCCCTCAAACTTGATGATTCCTTGGAG AAACTGGACTTCCTGGGAGTGTTTGGCCTGACCACTGTAGCCCAGCGTGATGAGCttgtgcagcagaagagaaGAAAGAGGAGAAAGATGCTCAGGGAACGCAGCCCTTCCCCTCCTGCCTCGCAGTCCAAACGCACCCCACCTCCTCTTCAGCTCAGCACTCGCTTCACCCCCGAGGAGATGGACCGAGCTCCAGAACTGGAGGATAAGAAGCGATTTCTTACCACGTTTAAACTGTCCCATGTCACCGTACAGCAGAGGAGAG ataACGAAAAGGTGATCGAGCTTCTTCAAGCCATTAAAGAGAAGAGCATAACCTTAgacaacatcagacacacaactCATCCACTGTGCAAGAGCCCTCCAACGCAGATCTCTG AACCAGCATCTGCACAGCACTCCTCTGAATCAGAAGACCACCACCTCAGAACAACACAACAGAGCTCCTCCTCACATTGCCTAGCATCCACCAGTGACCATCCCAAACCCCACGGGGAGACGTTAAGGCCAAAAGCGCCCCCCTCGCCAGCTGTCCACCCAGACAAGGCCCGGGGGCCCAGTGAGGGATCCATCTCAAGGAGGAGCTCCAGTCTGCTCAGCAGTTTGCGGCCCCCGCTCTCTCTGCAGGCCAAAGAGGGGCTTCACAGCGTCAACGGACGCACAAAACCCTGGGACAGCTTCACTCCTGAGGAATTTGCCCAGCAGTTCCATGAATCTGTCCTTCAGTCCACGCAGAaagctctgcagaaaaacaaag gtgcAACCACAGGGAACTCCGAGTCCTCCCACCTCCAGGAGTCGTCTGTTCACTACAACATTCCTGAGCTTCAGAGCGCCCCCGGCCGACCACCGCAGTCCAGCGCCCCGCCATTTCCCCACACACTTTCCAACTCTCACTCCCACTCTAACGGGCAGCACTTTCAAATCCCCCCCCACAAGGAGGCTTCGGGGATGAGAGAGGACCTGTCAGGTCCAGAGGACTCtggggaggaggaagaagaggaggacgaggaaGATGAAGCGCCAAGATTCAAGTGGCAGGGAATAGAATCTATATTTGAAGCTTATCAGGAATATGTTGAAG AGCAAAGTTTGGAGCGACAAGTTTTGCAAAGCCAGTGTCGAAGACTTGAAACTCAGAACTACAACCTCAGTCTGGCTGCTGAGCAGCTCTCTCATACCATGGGG GAGCTGATGTCCCAGAGACAGAAGCTGGCCGTGGAAAGGGAAATGCTGCAAGCAGAGCTGGAGCACTATAGGAAGTGTTTGACACTGCCGCAAACACACTGGCCAAGAGGCGGCCATTACAAAGGCTATCCTCCGAGGTGA
- the gins2 gene encoding DNA replication complex GINS protein PSF2 gives MDPSEVEFLAEKELVKIVPNFSLDKIYLIGGDLGPFNPGLPVDVPLWLALNFKQRQKCRIIPPDWMDVEKLEEIRELEKREEAFTPVPSPYYMELTKLLLNHASDNIPKADEIRTLVKDIWDTRIAKLRLSADSFISQQEAHAKLDNLTLLEINTIREFLLNSLNCMFKLRSNLQAGSSGRTFTDY, from the exons ATGGATCCCTCTGAGGTTGAATTTCTTGCCGAAAAAGAGTTGGTGAAGATCGTTCCAAACTTCAGCCTGGACAAAATCTACTTGATTGGA GGCGACTTGGGTCCATTTAATCCCGGCCTGCCTGTTGACGTTCCGCTGTGGCTGGCTCTAAACTTCAAACAGAGACAGAAATGCAGAATTATTCCACCTGACTGGATGGATGTTg AGAAGCTGGAGGAAATCCGGGAACTGGAGAAGAGAGAAGAGGCCTTTACGCCCGTTCCCAGCCCCTATTATATGGAGCTCACCAAGCTGTTGCTGAACCA TGCATCTGACAACATTCCCAAAGCCGACGAGATCCGCACCCTGGTCAAAGACATCTGGGACACTCGAATTGCTAAACTGCGCCTGTCTGCTGACAGTTTCATCAGTCAGCAGGAGGCTCACGCCAAG ctggacAATCTGACTCTGCTGGAGATCAACACCATCAGAGAGTTCCTCCTGAATTCTCTGAACTGCATGTTCAAGCTGCGCTCCAATCTGCAGGCAGGGTCCAGCGGGAGGACGTTCACGGACTACTGA
- the emc8 gene encoding ER membrane protein complex subunit 8: MPIQLTSQAYCKMLLHAAKYPNCAVNGLLVAEKTKDRKKDSEPVLCVDCLPLFHGTLALAPMLEVALTLIDTWCKENNYIIAGYYQANERKKDSRPNQVAEKVAARISENFSDAAIVMIDNSRLTMSCFEPIVIIYDHHENKWKSRDVTLDSFEDWSEAQKITSALLEGRSYENLIDFDNHLDDLRNDWTNPMINKSVLDLC, translated from the exons ATGCCAATTCAACTCACAAGCCAAGCGTATTGTAAAATGCTCCTACACGCTGCGAAATATCCCAACTGCGCCGTGAATGGGTTGCTGGTGGCAGAAAAAACCAAGGACAGGAAGAAAGACAGTGAGCCGGTCCTGTGCGTGGACTGTCTGCCTCTGTTCCACGGCACTCTGGCTCTGGCTCCAATGCTAGAAGTAGCCTTAACTCTG ATTGACACTTGGTGCAAAGAAAATAACTATATAATTGCTGGATATTATCAAGCCAACGAACGCAAAAAGGATTCAAG ACCCAATCAAGTTGCGGAAAAAGTGGCGGCCAGAATTTCTGAGAACTTCAGTGATGCAGCCATTGTTATG ATAGACAACAGCAGGTTAACAATGAGCTGCTTTGAACCAATTGTGATCATTTATGATCATCATGAAAACAAGTGGAAAAGCAGAGATGTCACCTT GGATTCTTTTGAGGACTGGAGTGAAGCGCAGAAGATCACATCTGCTCTGCTTGAGGGCAGGTCCTACGAAAACCTGATTGACTTTGACAATCACTTGGATGATCTAAGGAACGACTGGACTAACCCTATGATTAACAAATCTGTGCTGGACCTGTGCTAG
- the gse1 gene encoding genetic suppressor element 1 isoform X4, whose product MGMSHEPKSPSLGMISTATRTTATVSPLTPSPLNGSIVANGSPATQSAHSGFAAALRKLAKQAEEPRAASSISSESSPVSSPATNHSSPVSTPKRGPLGPGTVLVPPVVHSVPNTPPVVTIAPTKTSNGLWRNEGRQADSGPRGASRERLGAEGSISQEKGGPSVPAHLLGNPYAFGLTPGAVMQDSRFQPLNLPRQLPNAVPPGPLPEEYLRGFRPYATTEDALRMPSLPLGLDPATAAAAAAYYHPSYLPHPSFTPYRMDDPFCLSALRSPFYQLPAGGALPPIHPSAVHMHLSGVRYPGDFTHPSLSALQSERLQLEDELRQRDREREREKEREREAEREKEREREREREREREKELERERERQREREREKEREREREREKEMERQKERALREKELQASKAMDNHYLTELHAMRAQEERTKPERLTPNRADKTKEPALPAPKPVPPGIHSSIVPPHHPVPSLISGHSLYLGPGSVATGLSASMIAQRANEEERWLARQRKLRQEKEDRQYQVSEFRQQVLEQHLDLGRPADVPDHRTDGHRSIPNHHEQGSREIHPHLGAPPPLISPKPSQPPRDQHPPPPTTLWNPASLIETATESRRNHEPSGMGHYELSLMPPGPSKYEDGAQRREVEKYPPLRGPPGLPEPSTFLADLEKSTQTFLSQQRASLSLSSQYEMEGPIKGGAGLKNFQGHPGHSRHGLGLGIIPGTSVGQVSSAGMGSEAMLIYDEFLQQHRRPVSKLDLEEKRRREAREKGFYYELDDSYDESDEEEVKAHLRRVAEQPPLKLDDSLEKLDFLGVFGLTTVAQRDELVQQKRRKRRKMLRERSPSPPASQSKRTPPPLQLSTRFTPEEMDRAPELEDKKRFLTTFKLSHVTVQQRRDNEKVIELLQAIKEKSITLDNIRHTTHPLCKSPPTQISEPASAQHSSESEDHHLRTTQQSSSSHCLASTSDHPKPHGETLRPKAPPSPAVHPDKARGPSEGSISRRSSSLLSSLRPPLSLQAKEGLHSVNGRTKPWDSFTPEEFAQQFHESVLQSTQKALQKNKGATTGNSESSHLQESSVHYNIPELQSAPGRPPQSSAPPFPHTLSNSHSHSNGQHFQIPPHKEASGMREDLSGPEDSGEEEEEEDEEDEAPRFKWQGIESIFEAYQEYVEEQSLERQVLQSQCRRLETQNYNLSLAAEQLSHTMGELMSQRQKLAVEREMLQAELEHYRKCLTLPQTHWPRGGHYKGYPPR is encoded by the exons ctgCATCTTCCATCAGTAGTGAGTCATCTCCAGTTTCTTCCCCGGCCACCAATCACAGTTCTCCAGTCAGTACACCCAAGAGGGGCCCCCTTGGTCCAGGAACGGTCCTGGTTCCCCCAGTGGTCCACAGTGTGCCAAACACCCCGCCTGTAGTCACTATTGCTCCAACAAAGACTAGCAACGGCCTGTGGAGAAACGAGGGGCGCCAG GCTGACTCAGGACCTCGTGGGGCTAGCAGGGAACGTCTTGGTGCAGAGGGGTCCATCTCCCAGGAGAAAGGTGGTCCCTCGGTCCCTGCTCACCTCCTGGGAAACCCCTATGCTTTCGGCCTCACCCCTGGTGCCGTCATGCAGGATTCCCGGTTCCAGCCCCTCAA CCTGCCCAGACAGTTGCCCAATGCAGTGCCTCCTGGTCCTCTGCCAGAAGAGTACTTGCGGGGTTTCAGGCCTTATGCCACAACTGAGGATGCCCTCAGGATGCCATCTCTGCCCTTGGGTCTGGACCCTGCAACGGCAGCCGCTGCAGCCGCCTACTACCACCCCAGCTACCTGCCCCACCCTTCCTTCACACCATACAG GATGGATGACCCGTTCTGCCTTTCTGCTTTGAGGTCACCCTTCTATCAACTGCCAGCAGGGGGAGCATTACCTCCCATACACCCCTCTGCTGTTCACATGCACCTGTCAGGAGTGCGCTACCCTGGAGACTTCACACACCCTTCCCTATCAGCACTGCAGTCAGAGAG GCTTCAGCTGGAAGATGAGCTGCGGCAGCGTGACAGGGAGCGCGAGCGAGAAAAAGAGCGGGAGCGCGAGGCAGAGCGGGAGAAGGAGCGGGAGAGAGAGCGAGAGCGGGAAAGAGAACGGGAGAAGGAGTTGGAGAGGGAAAGGGAGCGCCAGCGAGAGCGGGAGCGTGAGAAAGAACGAGAGAGGGAGAGGGAAAGGGAAAAGGAAATGGAGAGGCAAAAAGAGAGGGCACTGAGGGAGAAGGAGCTGCAGGCGTCCAAAGCCATGGATAACCACTATCTTACAGAGCTCCACGCCATGAGGGCACAGGAAGAACGAACCAAGCCTGAGAGACTAACTCCTAATCGGGCTG ATAAAACCAAAGAGCCCGCTCTTCCAGCTCCCAAACCGGTCCCTCCTGGAATCCACTCCTCGATAGTCCCCCCACACCACCCTGTTCCAAGTCTGATTTCAGGCCACAGCCTCTACCTGGGGCCGGGCTCTGTAGCCACAGGTCTCTCTGCCTCAATGATCGCTCAGAGGGCCAATGAAGAGGAGAGGTGGTTGGCACGGCAACGGAAGTTGCGGCAGGAGAAAGAAGACCGTCAGTACCAGGTGTCTGAATTTCGCCAGCAGGTTCTGGAGCAGCATCTGGACCTGGGTCGGCCAGCTGACGTACCAGATCACAGGACAGATGGTCATAG ATCTATACCAAATCACCATGAACAAGGAAGCAGGGAAATTCACCCTCACTTAGGTGCCCCTCCACCACTCATCTCACCAAAACCTAGCCAGCCACCACGCGATCAACACCCACCGCCCCCTACAACGCTCTGGAACCCGGCGTCTCTCATTGAAACCGCTACAGAGTCCAGAAGGAACCACGAGCCCTCAGGGATGGGACACTATGAGCTCAGTTTGATGCCCCCGGGGCCCTCCAAATATGAAGATGGAGCCCAACGGAGAGAAGTGGAGAAATATCCTCCTCTTAGAGGTCCTCCAGGCCTGCCGGAGCCTAGCACTTTCCTTGCCGATCTAGAGAAATCCACCCAGACTTTTCTAAGCCAACAGAGGGCCTCACTGTCACTGTCGAGCCAGTACGAGATGGAAGGTCCCATCAAAGGTGGTGCTGGACTGAAGAACTTCCAGGGTCATCCAGGGCACAGTAGGCATGGTTTAGGACTTGGAATAATCCCTGGAACATCAGTGGGGCAGGTATCTTCTGCAGGGATGGGGTCTGAGGCAATGCTGATCTACGAtgagtttctgcagcagcaccgGAGGCCTGTCAGTAAACtggacctggaggagaagaggagaagGGAAGCCAGAGAGAAAG GTTTCTACTATGAGCTTGATGACTCGTATGATGAGAGTGACGAGGAAGAGGTGAAGGCCCATCTCAGAAGAGTTGCAGAGCAACCCCCCCTCAAACTTGATGATTCCTTGGAG AAACTGGACTTCCTGGGAGTGTTTGGCCTGACCACTGTAGCCCAGCGTGATGAGCttgtgcagcagaagagaaGAAAGAGGAGAAAGATGCTCAGGGAACGCAGCCCTTCCCCTCCTGCCTCGCAGTCCAAACGCACCCCACCTCCTCTTCAGCTCAGCACTCGCTTCACCCCCGAGGAGATGGACCGAGCTCCAGAACTGGAGGATAAGAAGCGATTTCTTACCACGTTTAAACTGTCCCATGTCACCGTACAGCAGAGGAGAG ataACGAAAAGGTGATCGAGCTTCTTCAAGCCATTAAAGAGAAGAGCATAACCTTAgacaacatcagacacacaactCATCCACTGTGCAAGAGCCCTCCAACGCAGATCTCTG AACCAGCATCTGCACAGCACTCCTCTGAATCAGAAGACCACCACCTCAGAACAACACAACAGAGCTCCTCCTCACATTGCCTAGCATCCACCAGTGACCATCCCAAACCCCACGGGGAGACGTTAAGGCCAAAAGCGCCCCCCTCGCCAGCTGTCCACCCAGACAAGGCCCGGGGGCCCAGTGAGGGATCCATCTCAAGGAGGAGCTCCAGTCTGCTCAGCAGTTTGCGGCCCCCGCTCTCTCTGCAGGCCAAAGAGGGGCTTCACAGCGTCAACGGACGCACAAAACCCTGGGACAGCTTCACTCCTGAGGAATTTGCCCAGCAGTTCCATGAATCTGTCCTTCAGTCCACGCAGAaagctctgcagaaaaacaaag gtgcAACCACAGGGAACTCCGAGTCCTCCCACCTCCAGGAGTCGTCTGTTCACTACAACATTCCTGAGCTTCAGAGCGCCCCCGGCCGACCACCGCAGTCCAGCGCCCCGCCATTTCCCCACACACTTTCCAACTCTCACTCCCACTCTAACGGGCAGCACTTTCAAATCCCCCCCCACAAGGAGGCTTCGGGGATGAGAGAGGACCTGTCAGGTCCAGAGGACTCtggggaggaggaagaagaggaggacgaggaaGATGAAGCGCCAAGATTCAAGTGGCAGGGAATAGAATCTATATTTGAAGCTTATCAGGAATATGTTGAAG AGCAAAGTTTGGAGCGACAAGTTTTGCAAAGCCAGTGTCGAAGACTTGAAACTCAGAACTACAACCTCAGTCTGGCTGCTGAGCAGCTCTCTCATACCATGGGG GAGCTGATGTCCCAGAGACAGAAGCTGGCCGTGGAAAGGGAAATGCTGCAAGCAGAGCTGGAGCACTATAGGAAGTGTTTGACACTGCCGCAAACACACTGGCCAAGAGGCGGCCATTACAAAGGCTATCCTCCGAGGTGA